In a single window of the Gemmatimonadota bacterium genome:
- a CDS encoding nucleoside monophosphate kinase: MYDTVLLFGPPGAGKGTWGSVLKQIPGLYHFSSGDMLRALDVDSQPGEMALASIRKGELVPDEFVVALWRERMLRLADFGDFKPDEQTLILDGLPRTLAQAQMADENLNVKLIMVLDCPDRNVLIKRLFGRALVAYRIDDANEQIIRKRFDVYDRQTIAVLEHYPKEIVQQIDVSQPSPKILRDIGQTLVDFLHT, translated from the coding sequence ATGTATGATACTGTCTTATTATTTGGCCCCCCCGGTGCTGGCAAGGGCACATGGGGAAGTGTGTTAAAACAAATTCCAGGATTGTACCATTTTTCAAGTGGCGATATGCTCAGGGCATTGGACGTCGATAGCCAGCCGGGAGAAATGGCTCTGGCGAGTATTCGCAAAGGCGAGTTGGTACCCGATGAATTTGTCGTTGCACTGTGGCGAGAACGCATGCTGCGCCTGGCTGATTTTGGCGATTTCAAGCCCGACGAACAGACATTGATTTTAGATGGCCTACCGCGCACACTCGCCCAAGCTCAGATGGCCGATGAGAACCTGAATGTAAAATTGATCATGGTATTGGATTGTCCAGACCGCAATGTCCTGATCAAACGCCTCTTTGGACGCGCGCTCGTCGCATACCGCATTGATGACGCAAATGAACAAATTATTCGCAAAAGATTCGATGTGTACGACCGTCAAACAATTGCAGTATTGGAACATTATCCCAAAGAAATCGTGCAACAAATCGATGTATCACAACCTTCGCCAAAAATTTTGAGAGATATCGGTCAGACCCTGGTCGATTTTTTACATACATGA
- a CDS encoding diacylglycerol kinase family lipid kinase, with protein sequence MLFIANPHAGVNRNIRSRVIDACEKAGMDFALEVTQYAGHATELAASASEMGFDLVVAIGGDGTINEVGRALLGTEIPLGVVPAGSGNAFARALNLSFHPTKACRAFIQPEIRKLDVGRVGNALFFSTAGIGLDAVVAHRYASRTGRRGFLPYLVLTALSLLSYRPQTLRLRLDSNSEIERTPLFVAIANMPDFGGGATIAPQARPDDGILDVCVFTHPGWIRLVLNTYRLFNGTFDRMPGVEIFQAKKIHITREKSDWFQFDGEVEKGPKKLVFEIMPDALTLILPKNSQQDNSAWGSEIDSKSC encoded by the coding sequence GTGCTCTTCATAGCGAATCCACATGCAGGAGTAAACCGCAATATCCGATCTCGCGTGATTGACGCGTGTGAGAAAGCGGGGATGGATTTCGCCCTTGAAGTGACGCAGTACGCGGGGCACGCTACAGAACTGGCGGCAAGCGCATCCGAAATGGGATTCGACCTGGTAGTCGCCATTGGAGGCGATGGCACCATTAACGAAGTTGGACGCGCGCTACTCGGCACAGAGATCCCCCTGGGAGTAGTACCCGCTGGATCGGGCAATGCATTTGCGCGTGCGTTAAATTTATCTTTTCATCCGACAAAAGCCTGCCGCGCTTTTATTCAGCCAGAGATTCGAAAACTCGATGTGGGGCGCGTGGGCAATGCCCTGTTTTTCTCTACGGCGGGCATTGGCTTAGATGCAGTGGTTGCCCATCGGTATGCAAGTCGGACGGGGCGCCGCGGATTCTTGCCCTATCTGGTGCTCACCGCGCTGTCGCTCCTCTCATATCGTCCTCAGACATTGCGATTAAGATTGGATTCTAATAGTGAAATTGAGCGCACGCCTTTGTTCGTTGCCATAGCTAACATGCCGGACTTTGGAGGCGGCGCAACCATAGCCCCTCAAGCGAGGCCAGATGATGGGATTCTCGATGTGTGCGTGTTTACACATCCGGGATGGATTCGCCTGGTGTTGAATACCTATCGACTTTTTAATGGCACTTTTGACCGCATGCCCGGCGTCGAGATATTTCAGGCGAAAAAAATCCACATCACGCGCGAGAAAAGCGATTGGTTTCAATTTGATGGCGAAGTTGAGAAAGGCCCAAAAAAACTGGTATTCGAAATTATGCCCGATGCGCTAACGCTGATCTTGCCCAAAAATTCTCAGCAGGACAATAGCGCCTGGGGCTCTGAGATTGATAGCAAAAGCTGTTAA
- a CDS encoding HD domain-containing protein — protein MIIRDPVHGDMSFNESERRVMDTRQLQRLRGVRQTGSAYLVYPGCVHTRFEHSLGTTAMSRRVLDVLRRGGAQIEPEQADAVALAALVHDISHLPFGHTFEDERKLFPRHDTDARMKHFLTQTEIAQALDASSLRDTVISLLTDKSFSPAWMQQIVSSTIDADLLDYLRRDAYFAGLRQDYDDRIFSTFMLADENLAIDVTRLSTRTELLHLLRLRYFLTERVYYHHAKVSSGAMIAKAVEIATEHGLAETDLYTLTDDALFRHLLSYQDPRIDRLINGVCERRLLKRAYMISTAEVGRRGRDELIATYNRSVESRQQIERQIADAVTINPDQVILYCPDISAIKEARVRVITQNGLSRLNDPPDNPPFDVKVVEDQYERLWKFYIFAPEGYRERVGKVCERVFGESNALI, from the coding sequence ATGATTATTCGCGATCCCGTTCACGGCGATATGTCGTTTAATGAATCTGAACGCCGGGTTATGGACACGCGGCAATTGCAACGCCTGCGCGGCGTGCGACAAACAGGATCGGCATATCTGGTCTATCCTGGCTGTGTTCACACGCGTTTTGAACACTCTCTGGGGACAACGGCGATGTCGCGGCGCGTGCTTGATGTCTTGAGACGCGGCGGCGCGCAAATCGAACCCGAGCAGGCCGATGCGGTCGCGCTGGCCGCTCTGGTTCACGATATTTCGCATTTGCCTTTTGGACATACTTTTGAAGATGAACGCAAGCTCTTTCCCCGCCACGATACAGATGCCCGCATGAAACATTTCCTGACGCAAACAGAAATCGCGCAAGCACTCGATGCTTCAAGCCTGCGCGATACGGTGATTTCTCTGCTTACGGACAAATCGTTTTCACCGGCGTGGATGCAGCAGATTGTGTCCAGCACCATCGATGCCGACTTACTCGATTATTTGCGTCGCGATGCGTATTTTGCAGGCCTGCGTCAGGATTATGACGACCGAATTTTTAGCACCTTTATGCTTGCCGATGAAAATCTCGCGATTGATGTGACCCGTCTCAGTACGCGCACCGAGTTGCTGCACTTGTTACGGCTGCGCTATTTCCTCACCGAGCGCGTTTATTATCACCACGCCAAGGTATCGTCGGGTGCTATGATTGCCAAAGCCGTCGAAATCGCCACCGAACACGGTCTTGCCGAAACCGATCTTTACACTCTGACGGACGATGCCCTCTTTCGCCATTTGCTCAGCTACCAGGATCCGCGCATTGACCGTTTGATCAACGGTGTTTGCGAACGGCGGCTGCTCAAACGCGCCTATATGATTTCGACTGCCGAAGTGGGGCGTCGGGGGCGCGATGAGTTGATCGCCACCTACAATCGATCTGTCGAGAGTAGGCAGCAGATTGAGCGACAAATTGCCGATGCTGTGACCATCAACCCCGATCAGGTTATTCTCTATTGTCCAGATATCTCGGCCATCAAAGAAGCGCGCGTGCGCGTTATTACGCAAAACGGCTTGAGTCGTCTGAACGATCCGCCAGACAATCCGCCTTTTGATGTAAAGGTCGTGGAAGACCAGTATGAACGGCTCTGGAAATTCTACATTTTTGCACCCGAAGGTTATAGAGAGCGCGTTGGAAAAGTGTGTGAGCGCGTATTTGGCGAATCAAATGCGCTGATATAA
- the xylA gene encoding xylose isomerase, whose protein sequence is MADAYTPTREDKFSFGLWTVGNPGRDPFGDPTRQPLAPERIAQRLSELGAWGINLHDNDLVPIDATPQQRDKIVSDFKNALNDYGMVVPMATTNTFSHPVFKDGGFTSNDPKIRAYGLQKIMQAIDLGVELGAKTYVFWGGREGAECNVAKDPIDALKRYRDGLNYLCDYVRDQKYDLNFALEAKPNEPRADMYFPTTGHYLAFIETLDYPEMVGVNPEVAHEHMAGLNFHHGVAQAFEAGKLFHIDLNDQRFGRYDQDFRFGSEDYKSAFLLVRLLENNGYTGPRHFDAHAFRTEDEDGVWDFAAGCMRTYNILKEKTAQFEADAEIQGILQEIGNQNPEYEQHLGKYSPEKSQALKQVQFDIDAMGRVGLGYERLDQLLADLLLGVR, encoded by the coding sequence ATGGCCGATGCATATACGCCCACAAGAGAAGACAAGTTTTCATTTGGTTTGTGGACAGTGGGAAATCCCGGACGCGATCCCTTTGGCGATCCAACGCGCCAACCGCTTGCGCCCGAGCGGATTGCGCAACGCTTGAGCGAACTGGGTGCGTGGGGCATTAACCTGCACGATAACGACCTCGTGCCAATTGATGCCACACCGCAACAGCGCGATAAAATCGTAAGCGATTTCAAAAACGCCCTAAATGATTACGGCATGGTCGTGCCCATGGCAACCACCAATACATTTTCTCATCCCGTATTTAAGGACGGAGGCTTTACATCCAACGATCCCAAAATTCGCGCTTATGGCTTGCAAAAAATTATGCAAGCCATTGATTTAGGCGTCGAATTGGGTGCAAAAACCTATGTATTTTGGGGCGGACGCGAAGGCGCCGAATGCAACGTGGCGAAAGATCCCATCGATGCCCTCAAACGCTACCGGGATGGCTTAAATTATCTGTGCGATTACGTGCGCGACCAGAAATACGATTTGAATTTCGCCCTCGAAGCCAAACCCAACGAACCGCGTGCCGATATGTATTTTCCGACAACCGGGCATTATCTGGCATTTATCGAAACACTGGATTACCCCGAAATGGTGGGCGTCAACCCGGAAGTTGCACACGAACACATGGCGGGGTTAAATTTCCATCACGGTGTGGCGCAGGCATTCGAAGCGGGCAAACTCTTCCATATCGACTTAAACGACCAGCGTTTTGGTCGATATGATCAGGACTTTCGGTTTGGCTCAGAAGATTACAAAAGTGCCTTTTTGCTCGTGCGCTTGCTCGAAAACAACGGTTATACGGGGCCGAGGCACTTCGACGCACACGCATTTCGCACAGAAGACGAAGACGGGGTATGGGATTTTGCCGCAGGATGCATGCGTACGTACAATATTCTAAAAGAAAAAACAGCACAATTTGAAGCAGATGCCGAAATTCAGGGAATCTTGCAAGAAATTGGAAACCAGAACCCCGAATACGAACAGCATCTGGGCAAATACAGCCCGGAAAAATCGCAGGCACTCAAACAAGTGCAATTTGACATCGATGCAATGGGGCGCGTTGGATTGGGCTATGAGCGCCTGGATCAGTTGCTGGCCGACTTATTGTTAGGGGTGCGGTAG
- a CDS encoding DUF1854 domain-containing protein: MNLDPAAVSLTKNGDKIEALIHGKTTFVDRLARAFPHSNPDQFVSLMDELGHEIGIIENPKKLDDTSRNLLEAELKAIYFVPTISAITSVVPKGTGSQWTVDTDDGEYIFRILGRDALKGNEPPAIEITDENGKRYKIDNYWDLDAESRDLTSELLPDKVVKARYYTRSLGSSSGRGKGRGSSSRGGSSGGGSSGSSGMGGSIGIR; the protein is encoded by the coding sequence ATGAACCTCGATCCCGCTGCCGTCTCGCTGACAAAAAACGGCGATAAAATCGAAGCTCTTATCCACGGGAAGACCACGTTTGTCGATCGCCTTGCCCGCGCGTTTCCCCACAGCAATCCCGATCAATTTGTCAGTTTGATGGATGAATTGGGACACGAAATTGGCATTATTGAAAATCCCAAAAAACTCGACGATACTTCGCGCAATTTGCTCGAAGCCGAACTCAAAGCCATCTACTTTGTCCCGACTATCAGTGCCATAACTTCCGTCGTCCCCAAAGGCACGGGCAGTCAGTGGACTGTTGATACCGACGATGGCGAATATATCTTCCGCATTCTGGGACGAGATGCGCTCAAGGGCAATGAGCCGCCTGCAATTGAAATCACGGATGAAAATGGCAAGCGGTACAAAATTGACAATTACTGGGATCTCGATGCGGAAAGCCGAGACCTGACCTCTGAACTGCTGCCCGATAAAGTTGTCAAGGCGCGCTATTACACCCGATCCCTCGGCTCGAGTAGTGGTAGAGGCAAAGGCAGAGGTTCGAGCAGTCGCGGTGGTAGTAGTGGTGGTGGCAGTAGCGGTAGTAGCGGCATGGGCGGATCAATTGGCATACGGTGA
- a CDS encoding HNH endonuclease yields MNKRHLSSPQMRLSFEEEQKVRRKDDIAVRCMQCGKRFAQPRWYIEKGMRSQFCSNECRTHWESDEDFELVLEGRPEYRGGNWKIQADKARARDGFCCASCGITEDALGRQMDVHHKIPYRLFDSPKEANQLSNLISLCPSCHKKIEGQADTPLFDRVKHRSQRSQ; encoded by the coding sequence ATGAACAAAAGGCATCTATCATCGCCGCAAATGCGCCTGTCGTTTGAAGAAGAACAAAAAGTTCGGCGCAAAGACGATATCGCCGTGCGATGTATGCAATGTGGTAAGCGATTTGCCCAGCCGCGCTGGTATATTGAAAAGGGCATGCGCTCTCAATTTTGCAGCAACGAGTGCAGAACCCATTGGGAATCTGACGAGGATTTTGAACTCGTGCTGGAAGGTCGTCCAGAGTATCGCGGGGGAAATTGGAAAATTCAGGCAGACAAGGCGCGCGCGCGCGATGGGTTTTGTTGCGCCTCTTGCGGGATTACAGAAGACGCGCTCGGACGACAGATGGATGTGCATCACAAAATACCGTACCGGCTTTTCGACTCGCCAAAAGAGGCCAATCAACTGAGCAATCTAATCAGTCTATGCCCTTCATGCCACAAGAAGATAGAGGGACAGGCAGACACGCCGTTATTTGATCGCGTCAAACACCGATCACAACGGTCCCAATAA